ATGACATGATTATAGAAAGATAGCAAAAATGAACAGGATAAAACCCTGTAAGGGTGGCATATTTCCTACACCAACTTTTGGGAATTGCACCCTTTGAATGACATTTCAAAGGAGCTCCTCCTGCAAATTCAGGTATCTACGTACTAATGATGAAGCCTCGCCCCTCGCGCACCGACCTGCAACCGAAGCACACGTCCACCGCGAATCTGCATGGCATAGAGGGATTCATGATCAAAGTCGCCCTGGCCAAACGCAATGCTTGCCAGGCCTGGTAGTTCGTCTGCCAGCAGCTCGCCTTTACCGGTTTGCGGATCAAAGCGCCAGAGCTGGCCTGCGCGCGCTGCGGTGAGGTAGACTCGTCCCTCGACATCCACCGCGAGGCCATCCGGGCCGGTTTCTCCACCGGTACGGAAAACCACTTGAGGCGATCCCGCCGGGCGATAATCGCGCAGCGGCAAACGCCAGACTTCATCGCTGAAATCTTGAAAACGCGCCGGCGCCGGCTCTGCGGGCGCGCGGCTGAAAATGCGCGCCACATACAGGGCGTTGCCCTCCGGACTCAGCGCCAGGCCATTCGGAAATAGGATCGAATCCGAGAACACGCTGACCACGCCTTGTTGCGTGACGTGATAAATGTAGTGGGTGAAATCGTCTGAAACAAGAAATGAATTGTCGGGCAGCACGACGATGGCATTCGGATCGCCAATCCCACTCGCCACTCTCGTGGTGTCACCCTCCGGCGTGATGCGCCAAACCACGCCGTCGCGATTTGGGCCATGCTGCGGGAAAACGAGCGGGCCAAAATCCGCTTTGAGCAGATCGCGCGCGCCAATCGGCGCCATACCGAGATTCGAGGTGAAGTCCGCCAGCTTGCGGGTTTGGAAATCGGGATTCACCTCCCACACCGCGCGATTGGCGCCGACAAAGAGGCGGCCTTCGCCATTGAAACACAATCCCTCGCCGCCATTGAAGCGGTTTTCGATGAGTACTTCGACCGGCACGCGCTGGCCGGCGGCCGGGCCTGCCACTACTGCGGCAAGGGCCAACAGGAATGTGAGGCAAAGATGAACCGGAGGAAGGCTAAACATGAAATTTTTCTGCTCCATGACAATGTCCCTTTGTGTGAGAAGTGCTTGATTCTTAAAACAAGAGACGCGGAGTAGAAAATTCCGTTTAGGTACACCTTTTAAATAATTTGCTCATTTTTGAAAACGCGAATGTTCGCTAATTTTAAAATTCGCGTTTATTGGCGTCCATTCGCGGTTTGAGATACGGGCAACCTATTCGAGCGAGAATCCTCCTACTGACTACTGATCATTCATCTGGTTTTTGGTTAGATGCGCGAAGCTCTGAAATGAACCGGCGGCCCCAGTTTTTCATCTTTGCTTCAAGACGTTTTGTACAATCACAGTCGCAACACGCCCAGGCTTGTGTTCCATTCAGATCTTGACAACGCCGGAGATCGTGTGCGTTCTTGATTTGCAGCAGCTCAAAGTACTCTTCCCAATAAGGGCGCTCCTCTTCCAAAGGCGTTTGACAAAAGCAAGCCTCGACCCAACACACCGTATGATCCGCAAGCTGCCGGGCATGAGCCATGTCATGCAAATACTCATCTCCTGCAATGGAGCCTCGACCCAACTCCTCACGGTCAATTGCTTGCAATAAGTCGTCCCGTTTGCCCGATTTTAGTTTCGCTTTCACGAAATAGCGCATCGATGATCACCTGATGAAGCGTAGTCGTCACAAAAAAAGAGTTAAAGTTTATCGGGTAGAGGTTCCGAGATTAACGCTTTGATTTCCGTCTCAGGGCTGTGCGGCGCGGGTTCCGGTCATCTGGCTCAAGCATTACAAAGACTGGCCTGGTTGGTGCAGCCCGGTAGTTCGTTGCAATCAGAACTGTCTTTGCAATACGCTTCCGGAGACTAATTGAACTGCCGGGCTCGAGCCCGTATGCCCGGTGGGGGGGAAGGGCGGGAGAGAGGCCCGACCCGACCCGCTTAGGCACACTTAAACATGATGCCGTATATCACAAAGTACTTTGATGTTTGTCGGCAAACCGTTAATGTGCTTGTGAGCTTTTCTGTAAATTTCGGCTTGAAAACTCTCTGTAACTACAGCATCAACGTAAGGCGCACAAGCTGATATACGAACGTCAGTAACTTCTTGATCGTTCGATTTCCACCTGGAATCAAAGATGCGATAATACTGACTGTACAACATCATTTGCATAGAAGGGAAAGACTGCAAAGTATCAACGC
The genomic region above belongs to Cytophagia bacterium CHB2 and contains:
- a CDS encoding SMP-30/gluconolactonase/LRE family protein, whose translation is MEQKNFMFSLPPVHLCLTFLLALAAVVAGPAAGQRVPVEVLIENRFNGGEGLCFNGEGRLFVGANRAVWEVNPDFQTRKLADFTSNLGMAPIGARDLLKADFGPLVFPQHGPNRDGVVWRITPEGDTTRVASGIGDPNAIVVLPDNSFLVSDDFTHYIYHVTQQGVVSVFSDSILFPNGLALSPEGNALYVARIFSRAPAEPAPARFQDFSDEVWRLPLRDYRPAGSPQVVFRTGGETGPDGLAVDVEGRVYLTAARAGQLWRFDPQTGKGELLADELPGLASIAFGQGDFDHESLYAMQIRGGRVLRLQVGARGARLHH